The stretch of DNA CTGGCGATGGGGAAGAGATTGGGGTCGATGGCGGCTGGGTCCTCACACCTCTTGGAGGGGCACGCTCCAGGGGGGCAGGCCAGAGGGATGCCAAAGCCAGCAGCTGAGCGGTGGTGTCTGAGGAGAGCAGGTGATGCCCTTGCTgtgccagctgctccaggcccgcTTGGgctactgggagctgtgggcaacCCTGGGGTCACACTAACCTGCTGCCAGTGCCTAGCTGGGTGGCTTTTAATCTGCCCTGGGCCCCTCTGGTCCACCTTGGCGACCCCAGCCGACCTGTCCCTTTAGCCCGCTAGAGCTGGCCAGAGGTTCTGGGTCAGGGGCTCAGCCAggcgagggggtggggtggggggcagacgCGGAGAGGGGGGCTCGGTCCCTGTGGCCTGTTCGGCCTTTGAcctctctgctgagtctgccCAGAACTCATGCCACCCTGGCCCTGTGGGCAGCTGGGCCAAGAAGGTCCTTGTgtgctggggggcccagggctggctgggagccagcGATGGCTTTTGGGGGGCATCTGGCTCAAAATGAGCCGATGGCCCCGATCTGCCATACTGGTCCTGACCCGCCCTTATCAGAGGAGGGCAGTTTAGTAAATGGTCTGTTTGGGGGGGGTTCCCCCCTTCATTTCAGCGGGGAAGGGGGAACCACACAGAGGATCTGTGTCCGCTTTCGTCGGGGAAACTGAAAATTTGGAATGTTTTCCCCCGTGAAAACCAAAGGCCGTAGCTTGGCTAGAAGGAACAGCCCCCCTCTTACCCCACATCACCCAGGCAGAGCCATGGGGCTTGGGCCAACTGGCGAAGTAAAATGAATGGCCACTGGTGGATGTTTCTTGTATTGGCATCAGACCTGGCTTGTGCGCCAGTAGGGGGTCTGGCAGGGGATGCTCTCGTTCCCTGGCCTGGGtctcagcccccctgcctgcctccttATTCGGCTGCTACTTTACGGTTTTCAACTGAGGAAAAAATGTCCTTTTCACTGTCTGTACTTGAACAAAGGAAGGCATGGGCCGGGGGCTCAGGaaggggtctgggagccaggactcctgggttctaccccagactctgggagggagtgtagCCTAGTAGTCCAGACTTGCGGGGGCTGGCCCTGCTGCTGATTGGCTGGGTGACCTCGCTCAAATCACTTGCCCACTCTGTGACTCCATTTCCTAGCTGGGGAGTGGATCCCGGTACCGGACCCAACCCACTCTGTCGGACAGCACGTAACATTTGGAGATCCCAAAGCGCATTAGGAAGATGGCATCACTGTCATttgacagagggggaaactgaggcacagagcgaggcagtgacttgcccaaggtcaccctcCCAGCGGTCCGGGGGCCAAACCGGGacgagaacccaggtgtcctgagtccaaGTCCGCTAGGCCACGCTGCCTCCCCACGAGAGTTATGATGAGGTGTTGATCAGAAGGTGCCACGTTTCCTGGCAGGCTGCATAGCCTGGGGCGCTGGGCTGGGTCTGAACACCTGGCGGGGGTGGCACTGTGTTGTGCCGGTGGGGGGGCGTCCTCGGCCCCCGTCCTGCCGccccacagtctctgctctgTGCGTTTCAGAACGTCGAGAAGACCCTGATCCGCCCGACGGCTTTCAAGCCGGTGGTGCCCAAGGGCAGGAACTCCTCGCTGCCGGGCTACGTGGTGCCGCGGCCCGGGGTGTCGGCGGTCCCCGAGAGCCAGGCCAGCCTCGCCCACCTCTTGGGCGGCACCGCCGCGGCCAGCGCCGAGAAGCACCACTCCCTGAGCTGCCGCCACAGCGCCCACTCGGGCACCCTGTCGGACTCGGGGCGCAattccctctccagcctgccgACCTGCAGCACGGGCTGCAGCCAGCCACCGGAGCCGGGCGCCGTCTGCATAGGCCACCTCAGCCTGGACAGTCACGGTGGGTACCCGGAGCGGGGCTCCAGGGGCCTGGCCGGCCCCTCCAACTCGGACAGCGGGCGCTCCTCCTCCAGTAAGAGCACGGGGTCCCTGAGCGGGCGGGGGCCCCCCTCCTCCGACGGCGGCTCCTGCGCCCGCTCCCCCGTCGAGGGCGACGAGGCTCTGCTCGTCCGCgagctggaggagaagctgcGGGAGCGGGAGGCGGAGCTGCAGCATCTGCGCCGGAGTCTGGACGACAACGAGGTGGCCATCTGCCAGGTACCCGGCTCGGCGGGAGAGCCCGGCCCCCCGGGGTCCTGCCGCTGCGGGCGGCCGGAGGCGCTGGGTGTGTCCGTGGAGGGCCGGGCATGTGGGGGGCAGTTGGGCTCTGGGAGTGTGCATTTGGGGGTCTGATGCCTTTGGGGGCGATTGGACACTAGGAGGTGtctgctgggcgggggggggctggtgcATGTGGGGGGCAGTTGGGAAGGATGGACAGGCCAGCTGGTGAGCAGAGAgaggggacatggggggggcagaggtggggatgggCTGCATGAGGGACTGGGGGGGTTGGTGTTTGAAgggctgaggtgggggaggggcaggaggcaggctgGTGCATTTGGAGCCCAATTGCTGTGAGCGCCCCCTAGGGGTGCAGGCAGTAAATGCCTTCTGCGCTCCGGAGCTCCCCTTGCTGGGGCAGCCGTGCAGCTGGCCAGCCTGGAGCTGCTGTAACCCCGAAAGAGCCACACTGGGGTGCAGGGGCTCCACAGGCCTGGCCTGAGAGTGCCGCTGCTGAGCGTGGGCTCCCCGTGGAGGAAGGCAGGCCGGGTGCAGGTCTCAGGGTTGTCGGTGGGGCCCCATGTTCTCAGTGTGAACAGGCAGCCCATGAAGCCTACAACACCCAGCATGCAGTGCACAACCTCCTGGGGAGTAGACTTGCCActgcaatgcatgctgggagctgtagttttgGTGAGCCACACCGCCACCTGTGCCCAGGCCTGGGCGacgcaatgcatgctgggaactgtagtCTCCTGACCCGCATCTCCACATGTGCTTAGGTCTGGGCAACAcaatgcatgctgggagctgtagtctccTGAACCCAATATCCACGTGTGCTTAGGTCTGGGCGAcgcaatgcatgctgggagctgtagtctccTGACCCACATCTCCACATGTGCTTAGGGCTGGGCGACGCAATGCattctgggagctgtagtctcCTGACCCACATCTCCACATGTGCTTAGGGCTGGGCGatgcaatgcatgctgggagctgtagtctccAGAACCGTATCTCCACATGTGCTTAGGTCTGGGTGacgcaatgcatgctgggaactgtagtCTCCTGACCCGCATCTCCACATGTGCTTAGGGCTGGGCGatgcaatgcatgctgggaactgtagtCTCCTGAACCCAATATCCACATGTGCTTAGGGCTGGGTGatgcaatgcatgctgggaattgTAGTCTCCTGACCCACATCTCCACATGTGCTTAGGTCTGGGCGAcgcaatgcatgctgggagctgtagtctccTGACCCACATCTCCACATGTGCTTAGGGCTGGGCGatgcaatgcatgctgggagctgtagtctccAAAACCATATCTCTACATGTGCTTAGGTCTGGGTGACGCAATGCATGGTGGGAGCTGTAGTCTTCTGAACCACATCTCCACATGTGCTCAGGCCTGGACGatgcaatgcatgctgggagctgtagtctccCATAACTGCATCTCCACATGTGCTCAGGCCTTGGAGATGCAATTCATGGTGGGAGCTGTAGTCTTGGGGAGCCATGTTTCCCCTTGCGCTTAGGCCTGGGCATTTGaatgcatgctgggagctgtagtctccTGAACCGCATCTCCATATGTGCTCAGGCTTGGGTGAcgcaatgcatgctgggagctgtagtcgcCCATAATCGCATCTCCACATGTGCTCAGGCCTGGGCGAcgcaatgcatgctgggagctgtagtggGTGCAGGGCACCCCCAGTGTTAGCGGAGGACGGCTGCAATCGGGGGCAGCTCATGGGCTGCGCTGGGTCTGCAGGGCAGAGTCTGGGGGCCGGGCCCGCGCGGGGCCCCCCGGGTGacgctctccccccgccccaggtgtACGAGGAGAAGCAGAAGCACTGTGAGcaggagatggaggagctgcGGCAGGGCTACGCCTCCCAGGTCAAGCAGGCGGCGCAGAAGGCCCAGCGCACGCAGCAGGTGCTGCAGCTGCAGATCTTCCAGCTGCAGCAGGAGAAGAAGAAGCTGCAGGAGGACTttgcccagctgctgcaggagcgCGAGCTGCTGGAGAAGAGGTGCGCCTCCTTCGAGCGCGAGCAGACCGAGCTGGGGCCGCGGCTGGAGGAGACCAAGTGGGAGGTGAGCCGGGACCGGGTGGGACGGGACCCCTGGCTCCAATCCCAGCTGGCCGGGGCCCTTGGAGCCCTGAGGGTGAGACTCGCGGGGCTGTCAGTTCAGCTCCGCCAAGAGAAGGTCGAGGGGGGTACTCGATCCCAGTCTAGAAACACCCACCTGGGGAGCAAATACTCGACGGTGGGCCCTTCGGCCTCGCAGGGCCAGGGCTGATGCCCTTCGATGCCTGGCAGGTGATGCTAGCCAGCCAAAGTGGACGTTTGCACGGGGAGGGTAGTTCATGGTCGGAGCCGTTCCCCCAGGGCTCTGCCGGATTCGCCGTCCCGGGCAGTTTTTAATGATTGCCTCTGTCTGGGAGATCTGCCCTAGGAGCGACTTCGGGGCTGTTCtctggctggggtggagcaggccCAGGAGATGGGGGGCCCTCCAGATAGGGCAGAGGCCAGGCCAGCGTAAGGGAGGGTCCCTGGGCAAGACCTGTTGGTATGGGTCTTGCTGTGGCACCTCCCAACAACCAGGAGAACCCGCGGCCTGGGCCGTGCCATGGGGAGGTCTCTAGGCTCCAAaacgccccccctccccacccccttgctccTGGCATCTGGCTGGGCCCCGGCCCCGGGGAGCTCAGACTCGAGGGCTCTCCGAGCAGATCCCCAGCCGCCCATGTGTCCCGCTCCCGTTGGAGAGGGAGCGACCCACTCGCCTCACCATCTTGGCAGGCAGTCGCGGGGGGCTGGCGGGGGACGCTCGtttagtggggtggggggcttctAGTTCTGCAGGCTGCCCCGTCGGGTGCAGAGGGTGCTGGTGCCAAAAGCCGAGCCGCCCCGTTGGGAGGCAGCTGCGGTTCTGGGGGCTGGTTTAGGACGATGTGTCGTTGGCAAACGTGTCGCTTAGGGGCAGGATCCTGGTTCTCGGGGCCACCCCATggggggaaggagcggggcctGGCTCGGGCAGCcccgcgggcgggcgggcgggcggttCTGGAGGCTGGGGGGACCATTGCCCTTATCGTTGGGGCGGGGCCAGCCCCGgggcctcaccccctccccaccccgcaggTGTGCCAGAAGTCGGGCGAGATCTCCCTGCTGAAGCAGCAGCTGCGGGAGTCGCAGGTGGAGCTGGCTCAGCGGGGCaccgagctgctgctgctgcgggccCAGCTGCGGGAGGCGCGGGCGGAGCGGCAGGCGGGCGAGGAGCGggcgctggggctgcaggaggcggCCCGCGCCCGGGCGCTGGAGCTGGCCGTGTGCGAGAACGAGGTGCAGCGCCACAAGGGCGAGGCCGAGCGGCTGCGGGAGAAGCTGGGCCGGCTGGAGCAGGAggcggcggggctgcgggggCCGCGGCGCCCGCCCCGCTGCCCGGAGCCGCCCGAGCCCAGCCTGCTGCGGGCCAGCGACGAGGCCAAGGCCCAGCGGCAGGCGGCCGAGACGCTGCAGGGCCTGCGGGCCGAGCTGCTCCAGGAGCGCCGGCGTGGCCAGGAGCAGCGGGCCGCCTTCGAGGCCGAGCGGCTCACCTGGCAGGGCGAGAAGGAGCAGGTGATCGGCTACCAGAAGCAGCTACAGCACAACTACGTCCAGATGTACCGGCGCAGCCGGGAGCTGGAGCACCgcctgcaccggctcagcctggaGCTGCAGGCCCCGCGGCTGGACGAGCGCGGCCTGCCCGGGGCCGAGATCTGCTTCGAAGAGATCACTGCCACCGAGATCTGAGCCGGCTGCCTCGGGAGCTggaccccgccccttccgccgGATGGGTGTTCGCCGGCTGCTCGGGGGGCAGCGGGCATAGGGGCCCTTCGCGGACGGGGGGCAGGCTGTGCCCACGGCTgggccatgggggaaggggagctgggcctGCGGCTGCTGTAGCCCGAGCCTGGGAAGAGCCGATTAACAGCTGATCCCCTTAGCGCTCGGGAGGGGATTAGCGGCACCCGCTCGTAGCCGGCTGGGGGGCGCCGGGATCATGCCTCTGCCGTATGGGCCCCGTCACCTCTCCTGCCGCGCCCCAGAGCCTCCAGCGAGCTGTGAGGaggtggcagggctgctggcctCCCCCGAGCCAAGGCCCCTTGTGCTGGTCAcgctccccgcccgcccccccggctGGCTCCGGTGTGGTGGTGGGAATGGGGCTGGGCCGTGGGAGGGAGGCCCCCCTCCGCCTGGGAGAGCCGGGTGCCTCCGTGGCTGCCAGGCTCGCTGGCTGAGCGGGGGCTGGAGCGAACTCCAGGCTCAGCGCGTCGCCTGCCAGCCTGCTGTCAGGTGGGGCTCCCCCAGGGGCGGTCTGCGGTGccagccctcccccagccaggccgCTGTTCTGCACCCCCACAGGCTGCGGGTTTGCCCAGTCAGTGCAGGGTCCAGCCCAGGGCTTGGGATCTCTATGCTCCTCTTCGAAAACCGGCTTCCCCCTTTTGTGGGCCTGCTCCCCGCAGAGGCTGTATTGGCAGGCAGGGCAAAGACCGAGTGGGGCACACGCCTTGCGGCTAGAGCTACGCCCTCCAGGTGCCCATTGAGGAGCTAGTGGGCTATGAGCAGGGCTGCtctgcccagttcccccagctctgccctccgGGTGCAGTCCCCATGCCTGGCATCCCCTGCCCACGGCAAACTGGGTTCAGCATTCCCTGCgtccagccctctgctctgagggATCCTGCCCAGGCTGGTTGCCCCTCTGCGTTTCAAACACCCGGCTTTGCAGGGTTTCGTTTCTGTGCCATTCAAATGTACTCTATTTTTGTAGGACCTACAGAAAGGTGTCTGGACTTCCTGGGTGCAGTAGCAATTCACTAGCCAGCGTCCATGGTGATTCCGCTCCCCATCGCTCAGTGGGGAGGTCTGAGCACACCCCCGCCCTTTGCCTTGTCTTCCCGTGTGCCAAGCTGTGCCCCCGTCCCGGCGCTCCATTGCCAGGGCCCTGCTGCCCTGTTTTGCtagccagccccagctcagggtgggaccctctgcccccatcccatgCGGGACTGGCCCCAGCTTGGCTTTGCCTTTTGCTTCTGGCCCAGCGTCTGCCTCTGCCTGGCATGTGctcccccagcctcacccccagcCCACTGGGAGCACCTCTgcatgccccacccctgcctggcCCAGCACCCATCCCCGTGCCCTCCTGTGGCAAGGCAAAGGCAGCCATGCTGTGGGCGGCGGGCGGGCTGTGTGGTGTCTGGCGGGCAGAGGCTGAGCTGTTGCACAGGGCCATGGATCAGCTGCCCCTTTCTCCCTGGCGTGTGCCAGGCTGCTCTGGGAATGGCCCCATGGGCACTACGCAGCCAGGCAGGGACtttgctgagccaggccctgggCCTGCccatggggcagctgccccttgtGCTGAGCAAGGACCTGGGCACCAGCTCCCTCCAGGGGGgcaggctgctccagcccttccTCACTGGGCCCCTTTCCTTACGTTGGGCTGGGCCCCCATCCTGCCCCGGGGTGCCAGCCCTCAAGGCCAGGCTCCTCCTGGGGCCTACTCGTTCCATGGTGATACCAATCCGTAGGCACAGCCCTCACCCAGGAACACAGGGGaagctggaggggcagggctggggggcgccTGTCTAGCTGGAGTGcagctgaggggctggggcagctgctgtgcccggcctgtgccccccccccccaggatctgATGTGCCCCGTCTGGCAGCTGCCATCCCACTGGTACTGTCCCCAGCCTGATCTGCCCGTCCCTCCAGCTACAGCCAAAGCCCCTGAAGGGATGTGTGtgcctgggggtgggtggggtgctaCATACAATACAGGATTAGATCGAATTATTTAAAAACAGCACCCCCCCCATCAGCCCTGTGGTGCCCAGCTGCCCTGGCACAAAGGGCAGGGTTGGCACTAGACCAAAGGAACATCTGCGCTGTGTCCATCCGCTTGTTACCAAGCCGCACCCCTGCCCCGGGCAGCGCCAGCCGGCGtggtttgttctgtttttttactttatttctgaCCTTGTCTGGTTCTCAGGCTGTGTAAATTTCTTGTACAAACCGAGAGGAAAGTGCTAATAAAACCCACCCCTCTGTTTTTAagagatgtgtgtgttggggggggggggaacgggcggatgggagggggcagtgtgagCACCACCCACGGGCCGTCGCCCTACTGTGAGATGCCAGGGGCTGGCCGAACCCGGGTACCTGTAAAGTGCATGGGGTGCCCCCCCGGTTAACAACCTACAGTGGGAGCCAGCTCGTGGAGCGctcccggggggggtgggggggctaggGTGTATGGGGGTCCTTACAAAAGCAGCGTGCTGGAAGCAatgctccccttccctcccccaggcagGGGAGCGGTAGCAGTAGGAGGGCTTTTAGCCTCTCCCGCGGCCTCCAGCTCGGAGCCGGATggtggggctgtggctgggagccacCCTGGGCCGATGACCTGTCCCCTGCAGGAGGCGGCACGGGGGCAGCGTGGCCATTGCAGCCCCATGGCGTGGTAGCCCCCCGCTGCGCCCTCCTGCCCCCGGGGCTGAGTCTCGCCCATGCACCCAAGACCAGTGGGGGTGTCTGCATGTCAGGGGTGCGCCaggccctgctgccggagccgccccctccccggggccaGGCCTGGCTGAGGCCACCTGGTGCTCTCTGGCAGCGCACTGAGCGGGGGGCCTCTTCTCCCACCCCGCCAGGCTGCAGTCGGGCTCGTGGGGCTGGATGCCCATAGCCATGGGCTCTGCCTGTCCTCCCGTGGGCCTGGAAGACATCCGTCTGGCTGTCCGCTCAGCCCGTCGCTGCTAGCCTGGCACCGTCCCTGGCTGGGCTGCGTCACGCCTTGGACACCTTCACC from Eretmochelys imbricata isolate rEreImb1 chromosome 7, rEreImb1.hap1, whole genome shotgun sequence encodes:
- the LZTS2 gene encoding leucine zipper putative tumor suppressor 2, producing MAIVQTRPVSIEPASEAAPQLRTSTRSPASARGAMGSVSSLISGRPCHERPCKAAPGPFRQQDGLLQAAPLQGLPPPKPCSGLAPGRGTYASEDFWAEAVSPVSPCSDAEEPRDERARSSHVQGPPPRLVPVSGQLEKNVEKTLIRPTAFKPVVPKGRNSSLPGYVVPRPGVSAVPESQASLAHLLGGTAAASAEKHHSLSCRHSAHSGTLSDSGRNSLSSLPTCSTGCSQPPEPGAVCIGHLSLDSHGGYPERGSRGLAGPSNSDSGRSSSSKSTGSLSGRGPPSSDGGSCARSPVEGDEALLVRELEEKLREREAELQHLRRSLDDNEVAICQVYEEKQKHCEQEMEELRQGYASQVKQAAQKAQRTQQVLQLQIFQLQQEKKKLQEDFAQLLQERELLEKRCASFEREQTELGPRLEETKWEVCQKSGEISLLKQQLRESQVELAQRGTELLLLRAQLREARAERQAGEERALGLQEAARARALELAVCENEVQRHKGEAERLREKLGRLEQEAAGLRGPRRPPRCPEPPEPSLLRASDEAKAQRQAAETLQGLRAELLQERRRGQEQRAAFEAERLTWQGEKEQVIGYQKQLQHNYVQMYRRSRELEHRLHRLSLELQAPRLDERGLPGAEICFEEITATEI